Proteins encoded within one genomic window of Amycolatopsis nigrescens CSC17Ta-90:
- a CDS encoding SDR family oxidoreductase: MGSYLVTGATGLIGRHFTQLLLGREDTERVALLVRESSREKLAELVRGWPHADRVTLVTGDLGEELLGVAEDVRDRLRGGVDHLVHLAALYDLTADDEESIKANVEGTQHVLGLAADLRAGCLHHVSSVAVAGDHEGMFTEEMFDTGQRLPTAYHRTKFEAERLVREQHEVPWRVYRPAVVVGHSQTGEMDKIDGPYYLFPAISRLASLPNLPAAGPDLGDTNVVPVDYVAKTLLELVAKPGLDGRAFHLVSPEPQSVVSVYNAFASAAGAPTINVELDERVSRAMIGLVRLTEHIPGFTIARDAVLERLGIPPVLLDTMSFPSVFSSAATRKELAGSGVDLPRLADYAPVLWRYWREHLDPFRARKHGPRGELDGRRVVITGASSGIGRAAALKVAVEGGIPLLIARRRHELEEVRDEILAAGGHASVYPADLTDEESVHKAVDAMLAEHGHVDMLVNNAGRSIRRSIRLSYDRFHDYERAMAINYFGAVRLILALLPHMSERKFGHIVNVSSIGVQGIAPRFSAYAASKAALDYFSKIAATETHGDGITFTTIHMPLVRTPMIRPTKIYDAFPTKSPDQAADMVLKALKERPKHIGTPIGQAIGLAYALTPGFTDAVAYQGFRIFPDSAAAGGSGGLKIGRGDRHLSKAATALARLTRGFHW, translated from the coding sequence ATGGGCAGCTACCTGGTGACCGGCGCGACCGGGCTGATCGGCCGCCACTTCACCCAGCTGCTGCTGGGCCGCGAGGACACCGAACGGGTCGCGCTGCTGGTCCGGGAGTCCTCCAGGGAGAAGCTCGCCGAGCTGGTCCGGGGCTGGCCGCACGCGGATCGGGTGACGCTGGTGACCGGCGACCTCGGCGAGGAGCTGCTCGGGGTCGCCGAGGACGTCCGCGACCGGCTGCGCGGAGGCGTCGACCACCTGGTCCACCTTGCCGCGCTCTACGACCTCACCGCGGACGACGAGGAGAGCATCAAGGCCAACGTGGAGGGCACCCAGCACGTCCTCGGCCTGGCCGCGGACCTGCGCGCGGGCTGCCTGCACCACGTGTCTTCGGTGGCCGTGGCCGGCGACCACGAGGGCATGTTCACCGAGGAGATGTTCGACACCGGCCAGCGGCTGCCCACCGCGTACCACCGCACCAAGTTCGAGGCGGAACGGCTGGTGCGCGAGCAGCACGAGGTGCCGTGGCGGGTGTACCGGCCGGCCGTGGTGGTGGGGCATTCGCAGACCGGCGAGATGGACAAGATCGACGGGCCGTACTACCTGTTCCCCGCGATCAGCCGGCTCGCCTCGCTGCCGAACTTGCCGGCCGCCGGGCCCGACCTCGGCGACACCAACGTGGTGCCGGTGGACTACGTGGCGAAGACGCTGCTCGAACTGGTCGCCAAGCCCGGCCTGGACGGGCGCGCCTTCCACCTGGTCAGCCCGGAGCCGCAGTCCGTGGTCTCGGTGTACAACGCGTTCGCCAGTGCGGCCGGCGCGCCGACGATCAACGTCGAGCTGGACGAGCGGGTGTCCAGGGCGATGATCGGGCTGGTCCGGCTGACCGAGCACATCCCCGGGTTCACCATCGCCAGGGACGCGGTGCTGGAACGGCTCGGCATCCCACCGGTCCTGCTGGACACGATGTCCTTCCCGTCGGTGTTCTCCTCCGCCGCCACCCGCAAGGAGCTGGCCGGGTCCGGAGTGGACCTACCGCGGCTGGCGGACTACGCGCCGGTGCTCTGGCGGTACTGGCGCGAGCACCTCGACCCGTTCCGCGCCCGCAAGCACGGCCCGCGCGGCGAGTTGGACGGCCGCCGGGTGGTGATCACCGGCGCGTCCTCCGGCATCGGCAGGGCGGCCGCGCTGAAAGTCGCGGTCGAAGGCGGCATCCCGCTGCTCATCGCCCGCCGCCGGCACGAGCTGGAAGAGGTGCGCGACGAGATACTGGCCGCCGGCGGGCACGCGTCGGTCTACCCGGCCGACCTGACCGACGAGGAGTCGGTGCACAAGGCGGTGGACGCGATGCTCGCCGAGCACGGCCACGTGGACATGCTGGTGAACAACGCCGGCCGGTCGATCCGCCGCTCGATCCGGCTGTCCTACGACCGCTTCCACGACTACGAGCGGGCGATGGCGATCAACTACTTCGGCGCGGTACGGCTGATCCTCGCCCTGCTGCCGCACATGTCGGAGCGGAAGTTCGGCCATATCGTGAACGTGTCGTCGATCGGGGTGCAGGGCATCGCGCCGCGCTTCTCCGCCTACGCCGCCTCCAAGGCCGCGCTGGACTACTTCAGCAAGATCGCGGCCACCGAGACGCACGGCGACGGGATCACCTTCACCACCATCCACATGCCACTGGTCCGCACCCCGATGATCCGGCCGACCAAGATCTACGACGCGTTCCCCACCAAGTCGCCGGACCAGGCCGCGGACATGGTGCTCAAGGCGCTCAAGGAGCGGCCCAAGCACATCGGCACCCCGATCGGGCAGGCCATCGGGCTCGCCTACGCGCTGACCCCGGGGTTCACCGACGCGGTGGCCTACCAGGGTTTCCGGATCTTCCCCGACTCGGCGGCGGCCGGCGGCTCCGGCGGGCTGAAGATCGGCCGCGGCGACCGGCATCTGTCCAAAGCGGCCACTGCGCTGGCCAGGCTCACCCGCGGCTTCCACTGGTGA
- a CDS encoding class F sortase, translated as MTAERTRHQGGPSRRGRVASFLLGATSLLVVEVLAAGVLLWSPTSVVAGSPHVIAAAAPPQVAEKPAAPEAPEAPESPQPQAPPPEQPPPSPAAVPAPSAKPEEPVRGQRPGTIRLPEGGTATLVRKEIVGPNAVLPVPENLGEATWWGAGLGARAGASVFAGHVNWNGRIGPFAELWNVQMNEQVTVVDSTGKSYGYRVTQLVTLHKDELPQRADALFAQGGAHRIVLVTCGGRWQGGAGGYAENRVVIADPA; from the coding sequence ATGACCGCAGAGCGCACACGGCACCAGGGCGGACCTTCCCGCCGCGGGCGGGTCGCGTCCTTCCTGCTGGGCGCGACCAGCCTGCTGGTGGTGGAGGTGCTGGCCGCTGGCGTGCTGCTGTGGTCACCCACCTCGGTGGTGGCCGGCAGTCCGCACGTGATCGCGGCCGCCGCGCCGCCGCAGGTGGCCGAGAAACCGGCGGCCCCTGAGGCACCTGAGGCACCTGAATCACCACAGCCACAGGCACCGCCGCCCGAGCAGCCGCCACCGTCCCCGGCGGCCGTGCCGGCGCCATCGGCCAAGCCGGAGGAGCCGGTCCGCGGTCAGCGGCCCGGCACCATCCGGCTGCCGGAAGGCGGCACCGCGACCTTGGTGCGCAAGGAGATCGTCGGCCCGAACGCCGTGCTGCCAGTGCCGGAGAACCTCGGCGAGGCGACCTGGTGGGGCGCCGGGCTCGGCGCGCGGGCCGGGGCCAGCGTGTTCGCCGGGCACGTGAACTGGAACGGCCGGATCGGCCCGTTCGCCGAACTGTGGAACGTGCAGATGAACGAACAGGTCACCGTGGTGGACAGCACCGGGAAGTCGTACGGCTACCGGGTCACCCAGCTGGTCACGCTGCACAAGGACGAGCTGCCGCAGCGGGCGGACGCGCTGTTCGCCCAGGGCGGTGCGCACCGGATCGTGCTGGTCACCTGCGGCGGCCGCTGGCAGGGCGGCGCAGGAGGCTACGCCGAGAACCGCGTGGTGATCGCCGACCCCGCCTGA
- a CDS encoding YeeE/YedE family protein, whose protein sequence is MVSATTEDRAGGGKLLSFPTSCAAPPPRPEEPVKVVPLAVAGLLAIGLSWYVWSTYGAKFGALLVIGLFLGLALFHSRFGFTSAWRQLIAVGNGQGLRAHALLLGTAATLIALIASTGAGLFGATPKVTAGPIGIALFAGAALFAIGMQLGGACASGTLFAVGAGQSTIVLTLGGFIAGSVLYTWAFPIFTGWPQVSGFLLSEHVGWFGSWAITIAVLLGIVALTKVIQSRRTPPPVDVVPTARGFARVFRGSWPVLAGAVVLAVFAAAVFLVSGGTWGVTYAFGLWGAKFLQLLGLHPETWEFWQSSTNAKTLAGPVWTEKTTLTNVGIMLGAAIAAAAAGAWKIRAEIPWRTAVAAVLGGVLMGVGARLAGGCNIGAYLAGISTGSLHGWLWGAFALGGTWIGLKLRPLFGLANPKPADSVC, encoded by the coding sequence ATGGTGTCTGCGACGACCGAAGATCGTGCCGGTGGCGGCAAACTGCTGAGCTTCCCCACTTCCTGCGCCGCGCCGCCGCCGCGGCCGGAAGAGCCGGTGAAGGTGGTTCCGCTGGCGGTGGCCGGCCTGCTCGCGATCGGGCTGAGCTGGTACGTGTGGAGCACCTACGGCGCGAAGTTCGGCGCGCTGCTGGTGATCGGGCTGTTCCTCGGACTGGCGTTGTTCCACTCCCGCTTCGGGTTCACCTCCGCCTGGCGCCAGCTGATCGCGGTGGGCAACGGCCAGGGCCTGCGGGCGCACGCGTTGCTGCTTGGCACCGCGGCCACCCTGATCGCGCTGATCGCGTCCACCGGTGCCGGGCTTTTCGGCGCCACGCCCAAGGTCACCGCCGGCCCGATCGGCATCGCGCTGTTCGCCGGTGCCGCGCTGTTCGCGATCGGCATGCAGCTCGGCGGCGCCTGCGCGTCCGGCACCCTGTTCGCGGTCGGTGCCGGCCAGTCGACGATCGTGCTGACCCTGGGCGGTTTCATCGCCGGCTCGGTGCTCTACACCTGGGCGTTCCCGATCTTCACCGGCTGGCCGCAGGTCTCCGGGTTCCTGCTCTCCGAGCACGTCGGCTGGTTCGGCTCCTGGGCGATCACCATCGCGGTGCTGCTCGGCATCGTGGCACTGACCAAGGTCATCCAGTCCCGCCGCACACCACCGCCGGTGGACGTGGTGCCGACCGCGCGCGGGTTCGCCAGGGTGTTCCGCGGGTCGTGGCCGGTGCTCGCCGGAGCGGTCGTGCTCGCCGTGTTCGCGGCGGCGGTCTTCCTCGTCTCCGGCGGAACCTGGGGCGTCACCTACGCTTTCGGCTTGTGGGGGGCCAAGTTCCTCCAGCTGCTCGGACTGCACCCGGAGACATGGGAATTCTGGCAGAGCAGCACCAACGCCAAAACCCTCGCCGGTCCTGTTTGGACGGAGAAGACCACGCTGACCAACGTCGGCATCATGCTCGGCGCGGCGATCGCGGCCGCCGCGGCGGGTGCGTGGAAAATCCGCGCCGAGATCCCGTGGCGCACCGCGGTGGCCGCGGTGCTCGGCGGGGTGCTGATGGGGGTCGGCGCGCGGCTGGCCGGCGGTTGCAACATCGGCGCGTACCTGGCCGGTATCTCCACCGGCAGCCTGCACGGCTGGCTGTGGGGCGCGTTCGCGCTCGGCGGCACCTGGATCGGCCTGAAGCTGCGCCCGCTTTTCGGCCTCGCCAACCCCAAACCCGCCGACTCCGTCTGCTGA
- a CDS encoding amidase family protein gives MVATAVELAKAVRAGELDPVQVTKEALHRIAAADGVVGAFRRVRAEEALAEAAALADRADLAELPLAGVPVAVKDVAEVAGEFAQWGSAAYPDTPASEDDDIVRRLRAAGAVIVGLARVPELCVWPMSDAPDGVARNPWDPAYTAGGSSGGSAAAVAAGLVPVAHGTDGLGSIRLPSAMCGLVGIKPGAGVVRESGEPGWYGLSSHGSLATTVADAALLLGVLAERPDLLEVTNPGSLRVAVSTTPPVPVPVPKPMIDAVRRTGALLGEAGHRVASATPRYSPEAAAGLIARWFAGPAVQADRLDHGLLQRRTRAHVRFGNVLRSTRLVRDGTRRRWQARAEEFFTEHDVLVTPMLATLPPKARRWHERSWPSNVVPSIRVAGFAGLWNLAGYPAMSVPAGRHPSGLPLAVQLVAARGGEAKLLGLAAELEALAPWPRNP, from the coding sequence ATGGTGGCGACGGCGGTGGAACTCGCGAAGGCGGTCCGTGCGGGCGAGCTGGATCCGGTCCAGGTGACCAAGGAGGCGCTGCACCGGATAGCTGCGGCCGACGGCGTGGTCGGCGCGTTCCGCCGCGTCCGCGCGGAGGAAGCGCTGGCCGAGGCGGCCGCGCTGGCGGACCGCGCGGACCTCGCGGAGCTGCCGCTGGCCGGGGTGCCGGTGGCGGTGAAGGACGTCGCGGAGGTCGCCGGCGAGTTCGCGCAGTGGGGTTCGGCGGCCTACCCGGACACGCCCGCGAGCGAGGACGACGACATCGTGCGGCGGTTGCGCGCGGCCGGTGCGGTGATCGTCGGCCTGGCCAGGGTGCCCGAGCTGTGCGTCTGGCCGATGAGCGACGCACCGGACGGTGTCGCGCGCAATCCGTGGGACCCGGCCTACACCGCCGGAGGTTCCTCCGGTGGCAGCGCGGCCGCGGTCGCCGCCGGGCTGGTACCGGTCGCGCACGGCACGGACGGCCTCGGTTCGATCCGGCTGCCGTCGGCGATGTGCGGGCTGGTCGGCATCAAGCCCGGTGCCGGCGTGGTGCGGGAGTCCGGTGAGCCGGGCTGGTACGGGCTGTCCTCGCACGGCTCGCTGGCCACCACGGTGGCCGACGCCGCGCTGCTGCTCGGGGTGCTGGCCGAACGGCCCGACCTGCTCGAAGTGACCAACCCCGGCTCGCTGCGGGTCGCGGTCTCCACCACACCGCCGGTGCCGGTGCCGGTCCCCAAGCCGATGATCGACGCCGTGCGCCGGACCGGCGCGCTGCTCGGCGAGGCGGGCCACCGGGTCGCGTCCGCGACACCTCGCTACAGCCCGGAAGCCGCCGCCGGCCTGATCGCCCGCTGGTTCGCCGGCCCTGCCGTCCAGGCCGACCGGCTCGACCACGGCCTGCTGCAGCGCAGGACAAGGGCGCACGTCCGGTTCGGGAACGTGCTGCGCTCGACGAGGCTGGTCCGCGACGGCACCCGGCGGCGCTGGCAGGCGCGGGCGGAGGAATTCTTCACCGAGCACGACGTGCTGGTGACGCCGATGCTGGCCACGCTGCCGCCGAAGGCCCGCCGCTGGCACGAGCGGTCATGGCCGTCGAACGTGGTGCCGTCGATCAGGGTCGCCGGTTTCGCCGGGCTGTGGAACCTGGCCGGCTATCCCGCGATGTCGGTGCCGGCCGGGCGGCACCCCAGCGGGCTGCCGCTCGCCGTGCAGCTGGTCGCGGCCCGCGGCGGTGAGGCGAAGCTGCTCGGCCTCGCCGCCGAACTCGAAGCACTCGCCCCCTGGCCGCGCAACCCCTGA
- a CDS encoding MSCRAMM family protein yields the protein MGRRTGRAALGLLTACLLGAFTMAATAGTAAADYKEKTGHSVTPGQPYGGEDRSADWLGSYEVDGKQVFCVQFEFKAPDTDEKYQPGDELLTKWGEKLAPETAANISYLLLRYGDTANKDEAAALAHLLHSWTSPARPGHDDLNRDNDFEHIAYDTSFHLEKLPAAAKTAVETLEKDAEANRGPWTAEVSPAEGGQTIGTAAEWTVTVHNAKEKGVPEVPVKLKLADGTFEDGKDTTEVETGEDGKATVKVTPSGENPKLTATLDGPAAKPYVQLPTVDTKAQRVVSTGGEQELVAEGSTSAQTKPGGVRVTKLDGKTGKGIAGVALRVTAKDKETAATGQDGKPLTGADGKPAVVTTSGEDGRAEVPNLKTPQEICVVEVSAPDGYGDGFDPANPPAACGSVAPGETLALEIKNAPNEVPRVIPAGSSGPVVLASSATTTGPATGAVLGLGGLAVLGSALVGMAARRRWEKR from the coding sequence ATGGGACGCAGAACCGGCCGGGCCGCACTCGGCCTCCTGACCGCATGCCTGCTCGGTGCCTTCACCATGGCGGCCACCGCCGGCACCGCGGCCGCGGACTACAAGGAGAAGACCGGACACTCGGTCACCCCTGGCCAGCCCTACGGCGGCGAGGACCGGTCCGCCGACTGGCTCGGCAGCTACGAGGTCGACGGCAAGCAGGTCTTCTGCGTGCAGTTCGAGTTCAAGGCGCCGGACACCGACGAGAAGTACCAGCCGGGTGACGAGCTGCTGACCAAGTGGGGCGAGAAGCTGGCTCCGGAGACCGCGGCGAACATCTCCTACCTGCTGCTGCGCTACGGCGACACGGCGAACAAGGACGAGGCCGCGGCGCTGGCGCACCTGCTGCACTCGTGGACGTCGCCGGCCAGGCCGGGCCACGACGACCTGAACCGGGACAACGACTTCGAGCACATCGCCTACGACACGTCGTTCCACCTGGAAAAGCTGCCGGCCGCCGCGAAGACCGCCGTCGAAACCCTGGAGAAGGACGCCGAAGCCAACCGCGGGCCGTGGACCGCGGAGGTCAGCCCGGCCGAGGGCGGGCAGACCATCGGCACCGCGGCCGAGTGGACGGTCACCGTGCACAACGCCAAGGAGAAGGGCGTGCCCGAGGTCCCGGTGAAACTGAAGCTGGCCGACGGCACCTTCGAGGACGGCAAGGACACCACCGAGGTCGAGACCGGTGAGGACGGCAAGGCCACCGTGAAGGTGACCCCGAGCGGCGAGAACCCGAAGCTGACCGCCACCCTCGACGGCCCCGCGGCCAAGCCGTACGTCCAGCTGCCGACCGTGGACACCAAGGCGCAGCGGGTGGTGTCCACCGGCGGTGAGCAGGAGCTGGTCGCCGAGGGCAGCACCAGCGCGCAGACCAAACCGGGCGGCGTGCGGGTCACCAAGCTGGACGGCAAGACCGGCAAGGGAATCGCCGGGGTCGCGCTGCGGGTCACCGCGAAGGACAAGGAAACCGCCGCCACCGGACAGGACGGCAAGCCGCTGACCGGTGCGGACGGCAAGCCGGCCGTGGTCACCACCTCGGGTGAAGATGGCAGGGCCGAGGTGCCGAACCTGAAGACCCCGCAGGAGATCTGCGTGGTCGAGGTGAGCGCGCCGGACGGCTACGGCGACGGCTTCGACCCGGCGAACCCGCCCGCCGCCTGCGGGTCGGTGGCACCCGGTGAAACGCTCGCGCTGGAGATCAAGAACGCGCCGAACGAGGTGCCCAGGGTCATCCCGGCCGGCAGCAGCGGACCGGTCGTGCTGGCCAGCAGCGCCACCACCACCGGCCCGGCCACCGGCGCGGTGCTCGGCCTCGGCGGGCTCGCCGTGCTCGGCTCGGCACTGGTCGGCATGGCCGCGCGGCGTCGGTGGGAGAAGCGCTGA
- a CDS encoding Bax inhibitor-1/YccA family protein: MRSSSNPAFRKLPVGNAGYGQYGPNVGFNQPQGGVPGYGTPQAPSGADDRPMTVDDVVIKTGMSLGVALITGIVTAIWSQGQVAAGNMGAVMGAMLVGMLVGLGLSLFIIFKQKASGPLTLAYSAVEGVFLGAITGVFQYYFGTGIALQALVGTAAVFGTMLVVYKTGAVKVTPKLTKWIIGALGGVLVLMLANLVLGMFGVDMGLRSGGPIAIIFSLVVIGIAAFSFLLDFDQADRMIREGMPAKWAWFAAFGLMTTLVWLYLEILRLLSYLQSD, from the coding sequence GTGCGTTCTTCAAGCAACCCCGCGTTCCGCAAGTTGCCTGTCGGCAACGCGGGATACGGCCAGTACGGCCCCAACGTAGGCTTCAACCAGCCGCAGGGCGGTGTGCCGGGTTACGGCACCCCGCAGGCGCCCTCGGGAGCCGATGACCGTCCGATGACGGTCGACGACGTGGTCATCAAGACCGGCATGAGCCTCGGCGTGGCGTTGATCACCGGCATCGTCACCGCGATCTGGTCGCAGGGCCAGGTGGCCGCGGGCAACATGGGCGCCGTCATGGGTGCGATGCTCGTCGGCATGCTGGTGGGCCTCGGGCTCTCCTTGTTCATCATCTTCAAGCAGAAGGCCAGCGGCCCGCTGACGCTGGCCTACTCGGCGGTCGAGGGCGTGTTCCTCGGCGCCATCACCGGCGTGTTCCAGTACTACTTCGGCACCGGGATCGCGCTGCAGGCGCTGGTCGGTACCGCGGCCGTGTTCGGCACCATGCTGGTCGTCTACAAGACCGGTGCGGTGAAGGTCACGCCGAAGCTGACCAAGTGGATCATCGGCGCGCTCGGCGGCGTGCTGGTCTTGATGCTGGCGAACCTCGTGCTCGGCATGTTCGGCGTGGACATGGGCCTCCGCAGCGGCGGCCCGATCGCGATCATCTTCAGCCTCGTGGTGATCGGCATCGCGGCGTTCAGCTTCCTGCTGGACTTCGACCAGGCGGACCGGATGATCCGCGAGGGCATGCCGGCCAAGTGGGCCTGGTTCGCCGCCTTCGGCCTGATGACCACGCTGGTCTGGCTGTACCTCGAGATCCTGCGGCTGCTGTCGTACCTGCAGAGCGACTAG
- a CDS encoding helix-turn-helix domain-containing protein gives MPPEEPHRIEVRLDRLLAERGMTLTELADAVGVTVVNLSVLKNGRAKAIRFSTLTRLCQVLQCQPGDLLQHRPH, from the coding sequence GTGCCACCCGAGGAACCGCACCGGATCGAAGTGCGGCTGGACCGGTTGCTGGCCGAGCGCGGGATGACGCTCACCGAGCTCGCCGACGCGGTCGGGGTAACCGTGGTCAACCTGTCCGTGCTGAAGAACGGCCGCGCCAAGGCGATCCGCTTCTCCACCCTCACCCGCCTCTGCCAGGTCCTGCAATGCCAACCCGGCGACCTGCTCCAGCACCGCCCTCATTAA
- a CDS encoding DUF2975 domain-containing protein, with the protein MKRTLEPLAGIARVTSWAVYTLVLLGVLLVLFGPGGVFAGGLRTVCTQGPFTSGVGTPFARDGVQVKGATFEACTDSPGTGMWLAEAADQWLWLVWLAGALLLLLRFLRTAAEDGPYSAAVPGRLRALGWYLPLGAAAVAAVLAVAETTMVNGMFTTTTGWSSRWGGQFPWWTVFAGAAALTFARILRIGVRMHEDLEGTV; encoded by the coding sequence ATGAAGCGAACGCTGGAGCCGCTCGCCGGGATCGCGAGGGTGACCTCGTGGGCGGTGTACACCCTGGTGCTGCTCGGGGTGCTGCTGGTGCTGTTCGGGCCGGGCGGCGTGTTCGCCGGCGGGCTGCGCACCGTCTGCACGCAGGGCCCGTTCACCAGCGGCGTCGGCACGCCGTTCGCCCGGGACGGCGTGCAGGTCAAGGGTGCCACGTTCGAGGCGTGCACCGACTCGCCCGGCACCGGCATGTGGCTCGCCGAGGCCGCGGACCAGTGGCTCTGGCTGGTCTGGCTCGCCGGCGCGCTGCTGCTCCTGCTGCGCTTCCTCCGTACCGCGGCCGAGGACGGTCCTTACTCGGCCGCGGTTCCCGGCAGGCTGCGCGCGCTCGGCTGGTACCTGCCCCTCGGCGCGGCTGCCGTCGCGGCCGTGCTCGCCGTCGCCGAGACCACGATGGTCAACGGCATGTTCACCACGACCACCGGCTGGAGTTCGCGGTGGGGCGGGCAGTTCCCGTGGTGGACCGTGTTCGCCGGGGCAGCCGCGCTGACCTTCGCCAGGATCCTGCGGATCGGCGTGCGCATGCACGAAGACCTGGAAGGTACGGTTTAG
- a CDS encoding acetyl-CoA C-acetyltransferase: MPEAVIVSTARSPIGRANKGSLVSARPDDLAVQMVRAALDKVPQLNPEDIDDLMLGCGLPGGESGFNMGRAVAVELGYDHLPGCTITRYCSSSLQTTRMALHAIKAGEGDVFVSAGVEAVSRFGKGSSDSWPDTHNPLFAEAEARTATTAEQGADSWTDPRENGKLPDVYIAMGQTAENLARLKNISREEMDEFGVRSQNLAEKAIADGFWAKDITPVTLPDGTVVAKDDGPRAGVTLEGVSGLKPVFRPDGRITAGNCCPLNDGAAALVIMSDTKAKELGITPLARVVSTGVSGLSPEIMGYGPVEASKRALALAGKQVGDIDLVEINEAFAAQVIPSYRDLGIDIERLNVNGGAIAVGHPFGQTGARITSTLINSLQHHDKQWGLETMCVGGGQGMAMVLERLS; encoded by the coding sequence ATGCCAGAAGCCGTGATCGTGTCCACCGCGCGTTCGCCGATCGGCCGCGCGAACAAGGGGTCGCTGGTCAGCGCGCGGCCCGACGACCTCGCGGTGCAGATGGTCCGTGCCGCGCTGGACAAGGTGCCGCAGCTCAACCCCGAAGACATCGACGACCTGATGCTCGGCTGCGGGCTGCCCGGCGGCGAGTCCGGGTTCAACATGGGCCGGGCGGTGGCCGTCGAGCTCGGCTACGACCACCTGCCCGGCTGCACGATCACCCGGTACTGCTCGTCCAGCCTGCAGACCACCCGGATGGCGCTGCACGCGATCAAGGCGGGCGAGGGCGACGTGTTCGTCTCGGCCGGGGTCGAGGCGGTCTCGCGGTTCGGCAAGGGCAGCTCGGACTCCTGGCCGGACACGCACAACCCGCTGTTCGCCGAGGCCGAGGCGCGCACCGCCACGACCGCCGAGCAGGGCGCGGACTCCTGGACCGACCCGCGCGAGAACGGCAAGCTGCCGGACGTCTACATCGCGATGGGCCAGACCGCGGAGAACCTGGCGCGGCTGAAGAACATCTCCCGCGAGGAGATGGACGAGTTCGGCGTGCGCTCGCAGAACCTGGCCGAAAAGGCGATCGCGGACGGGTTCTGGGCCAAGGACATCACCCCGGTCACGCTGCCGGACGGCACCGTGGTGGCCAAGGACGACGGCCCGCGCGCCGGCGTGACGCTGGAGGGCGTCTCCGGACTGAAGCCGGTGTTCCGGCCGGACGGGCGGATCACCGCGGGCAACTGCTGCCCGCTCAACGACGGCGCCGCGGCGCTGGTGATCATGTCCGACACCAAGGCGAAGGAGCTGGGCATCACGCCGCTGGCGCGAGTGGTGTCCACCGGGGTTTCCGGGCTGTCGCCGGAGATCATGGGCTACGGCCCGGTGGAGGCGTCCAAGCGGGCGCTGGCGCTGGCCGGCAAGCAGGTCGGCGACATCGACCTGGTGGAGATCAACGAGGCGTTCGCGGCCCAGGTCATCCCGTCTTACCGGGACCTCGGCATCGACATCGAGCGGCTGAACGTGAACGGCGGCGCGATCGCGGTCGGCCACCCGTTCGGCCAGACCGGCGCCAGGATCACCTCCACGCTGATCAACTCCTTGCAGCACCACGACAAGCAGTGGGGCCTGGAGACCATGTGCGTCGGTGGCGGCCAGGGCATGGCGATGGTGCTCGAGCGGCTGAGCTGA
- a CDS encoding RNA polymerase subunit sigma-70 gives MVGFLRERGFELAVAENAAAEAMTCAYDKWDDLLHPAAWVRTVAFRAATGQLLEELYSGETRAEAVAPDLQGTLVRVKRRAAARQQREIAKRVVVAATTGTLLAWPRRPVDWRGAGGWTSPRLQRQREPMDSDDRLDVLLRAARAESPQAVELLLARIRPLVLRYCRARIGRREHTFERADQVAGESLRAVLDELPAYWRRGRPFLAFVYGITRYRVSCAVPRQNYLEPAGSDDDPELNRRMTRLLGMLDADEREIVVLRAVVGLTAEETAAAVERSADFVRITQYEALSRLGQAVTSEEV, from the coding sequence TTGGTCGGGTTTCTGCGTGAGCGGGGGTTCGAGCTGGCGGTGGCGGAGAACGCCGCGGCCGAAGCGATGACCTGCGCGTATGACAAGTGGGACGATCTGCTGCACCCGGCGGCCTGGGTGCGCACGGTGGCGTTCAGGGCGGCCACCGGGCAACTGCTCGAAGAGCTCTACAGCGGCGAAACCCGGGCCGAGGCGGTCGCCCCCGATCTACAGGGCACGCTGGTGCGGGTCAAGCGGCGGGCGGCCGCGCGGCAGCAGCGGGAGATCGCGAAGCGGGTGGTGGTCGCAGCGACCACCGGCACCCTGCTCGCCTGGCCGCGCCGGCCGGTGGACTGGCGGGGTGCGGGCGGGTGGACGTCGCCGCGGCTGCAGCGGCAGCGGGAGCCGATGGACTCCGACGACCGGCTCGACGTGCTGCTGCGCGCCGCGCGGGCGGAGTCGCCGCAGGCCGTCGAGCTGCTGCTGGCCAGGATCCGGCCGCTGGTGCTGCGCTACTGCCGGGCGCGGATCGGCAGGCGGGAGCACACCTTCGAACGCGCCGACCAGGTGGCCGGTGAGTCGCTGCGCGCCGTGCTGGACGAACTGCCCGCCTACTGGCGCCGTGGCAGGCCCTTCCTGGCCTTCGTCTACGGGATCACCAGATACCGGGTGTCCTGCGCCGTGCCGCGGCAGAACTACCTGGAGCCGGCGGGCTCGGACGACGACCCGGAGCTGAACCGGCGGATGACCCGGCTGCTCGGCATGCTGGACGCCGACGAACGGGAGATCGTGGTGCTGCGCGCGGTGGTCGGGCTGACCGCGGAGGAGACGGCCGCGGCCGTCGAACGGTCCGCGGACTTCGTTCGGATCACCCAGTACGAGGCGCTGTCCAGGCTGGGGCAGGCGGTGACCTCGGAGGAGGTGTGA